One genomic window of Indioceanicola profundi includes the following:
- a CDS encoding heme ABC transporter permease, whose translation MHRFANPARFLRLAALVFPWAVGLTLVCFAAGLWMALVTSPPDYQQGDTVRIMYVHVPAAWMSLFVYTTMAAAGAAALVWKHPLAEVYARAAAPLGAGFTALCLATGSLWGEPMWGTWWVWDARLTSVLILFFLYLGYMALVNAFDDPTRGNKAGSILLLVGVVNVPIIKFSVEWWNTLHQPASVIRMDGPTISGEMLWPLFVMALAFKAWFVVTVILRMRAELAARRIQALRLTQAASATSAEAVAAE comes from the coding sequence ATGCACCGATTCGCGAACCCCGCCCGTTTCCTGCGCCTCGCTGCCCTGGTCTTCCCCTGGGCGGTGGGCCTCACGCTTGTCTGCTTCGCCGCCGGCCTGTGGATGGCCTTGGTGACTTCCCCGCCGGACTACCAGCAGGGGGACACGGTGCGGATCATGTACGTCCATGTGCCCGCCGCGTGGATGAGCCTGTTCGTCTACACCACCATGGCCGCCGCCGGGGCCGCCGCCCTGGTCTGGAAGCATCCGCTGGCGGAAGTCTATGCCCGCGCCGCCGCCCCGCTGGGGGCCGGCTTCACGGCGCTGTGCCTCGCCACCGGGTCCCTGTGGGGGGAGCCGATGTGGGGCACCTGGTGGGTGTGGGATGCCCGCCTGACCAGCGTGCTGATCCTGTTCTTCCTCTATCTCGGCTACATGGCGCTGGTGAATGCGTTCGACGATCCCACCCGCGGGAACAAGGCCGGCAGCATCCTGCTGCTGGTGGGGGTGGTGAACGTGCCGATCATCAAGTTCTCGGTGGAATGGTGGAATACGCTGCACCAGCCGGCCAGCGTGATCCGCATGGACGGCCCCACCATCTCGGGGGAGATGCTGTGGCCCCTGTTCGTCATGGCCCTCGCCTTCAAGGCGTGGTTCGTGGTCACCGTGATCCTGCGCATGCGGGCGGAACTGGCGGCGCGCCGCATCCAGGCCCTGCGCCTGACCCAGGCCGCCAGCGCCACCTCCGCCGAGGCGGTGGCGGCGGAATAG
- the kynU gene encoding kynureninase yields MTLTRADLEALDRDDPLAGFRSRFSLPEGVIYLDGNSLGVLPKATAARLADVVQREWGMDLIRSWNSAGWIDLPQRVGGLIAGIVGAEPDEVVAADSTSVNLFKLAAAAVRLRPGRRVILSEPGNFPTDLYILQGLAEMLDGQVEVRLAERERLAEALTDEVALLLLTHVHYKTGRVHDMAGLTAAAHRAGALTLWDLSHSAGALDVELNRCNADLAVGCGYKYLNGGPGAPAFLYVARRHQDAVRPPLSGWMGHAAPFDFRDDYAPAPGITRHLCGTPSILGLAALEEGVRIMAEADMAQVRAKSVRMGDLFIQLVGQMCPDAFGLLSPRDGSLRGSQVSLTHPQGHAMVQALIARGVIGDFRAPDVLRFGFTPLYLRYVDVWDASRHLAEVVRSGEWQEERFQARGKVT; encoded by the coding sequence ATGACCTTGACCCGCGCCGATCTGGAAGCCCTGGACCGTGACGATCCGCTGGCCGGGTTCCGCAGCCGGTTCAGCCTGCCGGAGGGTGTCATCTATCTGGACGGCAACTCGCTGGGCGTGCTCCCCAAGGCGACGGCGGCGCGGCTGGCCGATGTGGTGCAGCGGGAATGGGGCATGGACCTGATCCGCTCCTGGAACAGCGCGGGCTGGATCGACCTGCCCCAGCGGGTGGGCGGGCTGATCGCCGGCATCGTCGGGGCGGAGCCGGATGAGGTGGTGGCCGCCGACAGCACCTCCGTCAACCTCTTCAAGCTGGCGGCCGCGGCGGTGAGGCTGCGGCCCGGCCGGCGGGTGATCCTGTCCGAACCCGGCAATTTCCCCACCGACCTCTACATCCTGCAAGGGCTGGCGGAGATGCTGGACGGTCAGGTGGAGGTGCGGCTGGCGGAGCGGGAGCGGCTGGCGGAGGCATTGACGGACGAGGTTGCCCTGCTGCTGCTGACCCATGTGCATTACAAGACCGGCCGGGTGCACGACATGGCGGGCCTGACCGCGGCGGCGCACCGGGCGGGTGCGCTGACCCTGTGGGACCTGTCGCACAGCGCCGGGGCGTTGGATGTGGAGCTGAATCGCTGCAACGCCGATCTGGCGGTGGGCTGCGGATACAAGTATCTGAATGGCGGACCGGGCGCGCCCGCCTTCCTCTATGTCGCCCGCCGGCATCAGGATGCCGTGCGGCCGCCCTTGTCCGGCTGGATGGGCCATGCCGCCCCCTTCGACTTCCGCGACGATTACGCCCCCGCCCCCGGCATCACCCGCCATCTCTGCGGCACCCCCTCCATCCTCGGCCTCGCGGCGCTGGAGGAAGGGGTGCGCATCATGGCGGAGGCCGACATGGCGCAGGTCCGGGCCAAGTCGGTGCGGATGGGCGATCTGTTCATCCAACTGGTCGGGCAGATGTGCCCCGACGCCTTCGGCCTGCTGTCCCCGCGCGACGGAAGCCTGCGCGGCAGTCAGGTCAGCCTGACCCATCCGCAGGGCCATGCCATGGTCCAGGCCCTGATCGCCCGCGGGGTGATCGGGGATTTCCGCGCGCCGGACGTGCTGCGCTTCGGCTTCACGCCGCTCTATCTGCGCTACGTGGACGTCTGGGACGCCTCCCGCCATCTGGCGGAGGTGGTGCGGAGCGGTGAATGGCAGGAGGAGCGGTTCCAGGCCAGGGGCAAGGTGACGTGA
- a CDS encoding ABC transporter ATP-binding protein, translating into MPPQPRPCPAPMSLLTSDETPAILVEDLHKSFGELEVLKGISLTAREGDVVALIGSSGSGKSTFLRCINLLEVPDSGKVWITGELIRMQPAKDGKARPADRAQVDSIRRRLGMVFQSFNLWTHMTVLENVIEAPVHVLKQPRAEAVARAEMLLAKVGLAEKRNAYPQQLSGGQQQRAAIARMLAMEPKVMLFDEPTSALDPELVGEVLRVIRDLAEEGNTMLIVTHEMAFAREVASKVVFLHQGRVEEEGTPEAVFNNPASERCRQFLMREARV; encoded by the coding sequence ATGCCCCCACAGCCGCGTCCCTGCCCCGCCCCCATGTCCCTGCTCACATCCGACGAAACCCCCGCCATCCTGGTCGAGGATCTGCACAAGAGCTTCGGTGAGCTGGAGGTGCTGAAAGGCATTTCGCTGACGGCGCGGGAGGGGGACGTGGTCGCCCTGATCGGCTCATCCGGATCGGGGAAGAGCACCTTCCTGCGCTGCATCAACCTGCTGGAGGTGCCGGACAGCGGCAAGGTCTGGATCACCGGCGAGCTGATCCGGATGCAGCCAGCCAAGGACGGCAAGGCCAGGCCCGCCGATCGCGCCCAGGTCGACAGCATCCGCCGCCGGCTCGGCATGGTGTTCCAGAGCTTCAATCTCTGGACCCACATGACCGTGCTGGAAAACGTGATCGAAGCGCCGGTGCATGTGCTGAAGCAGCCCAGGGCGGAGGCCGTGGCGCGGGCGGAGATGCTGCTGGCCAAGGTCGGGCTGGCGGAGAAGCGGAACGCCTATCCCCAGCAGCTTTCCGGCGGGCAGCAGCAGCGCGCCGCCATCGCCCGCATGCTGGCGATGGAGCCGAAGGTGATGCTGTTCGACGAGCCGACCAGCGCGCTGGACCCCGAGCTGGTGGGCGAGGTGCTGCGCGTCATCCGCGATCTGGCGGAGGAAGGCAACACCATGCTGATCGTGACCCACGAGATGGCCTTCGCCCGTGAGGTCGCCAGCAAGGTGGTCTTCCTGCACCAGGGCCGGGTGGAAGAGGAAGGAACGCCCGAGGCGGTGTTCAACAATCCCGCCTCTGAACGCTGCCGCCAATTCCTGATGCGCGAAGCGCGGGTGTAG
- a CDS encoding ABC transporter permease, whose product MFELLSFGPTGWGDEMLRGAGVTIAVALLSYAVGILLGSLAAAAKLAGGPVLRAVAGTYTVVVRGVPALLIIWLLFFGGAGLVTWVAGVFGYGGRVELSAFAVGVAAVGIVSGAYSAEVIRGAVQAVPKGQIEAALSLGMHRFLILRRVLIPQALRFALPGLGNVWQLTLKDTALVSVTALAELMRTAHVAAGATRDPFTFYVAAAVIYMALTTGSEAAFRWAERRSERGVRRVAG is encoded by the coding sequence ATGTTCGAGCTGTTGAGTTTCGGTCCCACCGGCTGGGGGGATGAGATGCTGCGCGGGGCCGGGGTCACCATCGCGGTGGCGCTGCTGTCCTATGCGGTGGGCATCCTGCTGGGCTCCCTGGCGGCGGCGGCGAAGCTGGCCGGCGGCCCGGTGCTGCGCGCCGTTGCCGGCACTTACACGGTGGTGGTCCGCGGAGTGCCGGCGCTGCTGATCATCTGGCTGCTGTTCTTCGGCGGGGCTGGGCTTGTCACCTGGGTGGCCGGTGTTTTCGGCTATGGCGGACGGGTCGAGCTGTCGGCATTCGCCGTGGGCGTCGCCGCCGTGGGCATCGTATCCGGCGCCTATTCGGCGGAGGTGATCCGGGGCGCTGTGCAGGCCGTGCCCAAGGGCCAGATCGAGGCGGCGCTGTCGCTGGGCATGCACCGATTCCTGATCCTGCGCCGGGTCCTGATCCCCCAGGCGCTGCGCTTCGCCCTGCCCGGCCTGGGCAATGTCTGGCAGCTCACCCTCAAGGACACGGCCTTGGTCAGCGTCACGGCCCTGGCGGAGTTGATGCGCACCGCCCATGTGGCCGCTGGCGCGACGCGGGACCCCTTCACCTTCTATGTCGCCGCGGCGGTGATCTATATGGCGCTGACCACCGGCTCGGAAGCCGCCTTCCGCTGGGCGGAGCGGCGGTCCGAGCGCGGCGTGCGCCGGGTCGCGGGCTAA
- a CDS encoding transporter substrate-binding domain-containing protein has protein sequence MKKRIAAALALAATLALAGCGDDQPSGQAGVDTPVPDPLRIATEGAYPPYNMTDPSGKLIGFEIDLANEICRRLEVACQITAQNWDGIIPGLQAGRYDAIMAGMSITTERQQVVDFTTGYATTPGYFVALNDSPLHQLDTGLERVNLTVIDPVEQTAIDQMKEALKGKTVGVQVATIHANFLDTYLGDVVSIRRYDTQENLALDLSAGRIDAGLADAVAWSPFLNSPAGQNAGYIGPGFDGGVFGQGIGIAVRKDEPRLLAALNDTIAAMKEDGTIRQMAEQWFGFDASMH, from the coding sequence ATGAAGAAGAGGATCGCCGCGGCGCTGGCGCTGGCCGCCACCTTGGCGCTGGCCGGGTGCGGTGACGACCAGCCGAGCGGACAGGCGGGGGTGGACACGCCCGTGCCCGATCCGCTCCGCATCGCGACGGAAGGCGCCTACCCGCCCTACAACATGACCGATCCCAGTGGAAAGCTGATCGGGTTCGAGATCGATCTGGCGAACGAGATCTGCCGCCGCCTGGAGGTGGCGTGCCAGATCACGGCCCAGAACTGGGACGGCATCATTCCCGGCCTCCAGGCCGGGCGCTATGACGCCATCATGGCCGGCATGTCGATCACGACGGAGCGGCAGCAGGTGGTGGACTTCACCACCGGCTACGCCACCACGCCGGGCTATTTCGTGGCGCTGAACGACAGCCCGCTGCACCAGCTCGACACCGGGCTGGAGCGGGTGAACCTGACCGTCATCGACCCGGTGGAGCAGACCGCCATCGACCAGATGAAGGAAGCGCTGAAGGGCAAGACGGTGGGCGTGCAGGTCGCCACCATCCACGCCAATTTTCTGGACACCTACCTGGGCGACGTGGTGAGCATCCGCCGCTACGACACGCAGGAGAATCTGGCCCTGGACCTGTCCGCCGGCCGCATCGACGCCGGGCTTGCGGACGCCGTGGCCTGGTCGCCCTTCCTGAACAGCCCGGCGGGCCAGAATGCGGGCTATATCGGGCCGGGCTTCGACGGCGGCGTCTTCGGCCAGGGTATCGGCATCGCCGTCCGCAAGGACGAGCCGCGCCTGCTCGCCGCCCTGAACGACACCATCGCCGCCATGAAGGAGGACGGCACCATCCGCCAGATGGCCGAGCAGTGGTTCGGCTTCGACGCATCGATGCATTGA
- a CDS encoding heme lyase CcmF/NrfE family subunit produces the protein MIPEIGHYALVLALLLAIVQSSVPMIGAARGNAAWMELGRTAAYGQLLMVGTAFAALTYAYVVSDFSVLNVVQNSHSAKPMLYKVSGVWGNHEGSLVLWVLMLALFGAAVAWFGGNLPPSLKARVLGVQGMIGVGFLIFMLATSNPFIRVFPVPADGNDLNPLLQDPGLAFHPPFLYLGYVGFSLAFSFAAAALIEGRVDPAWGRWVRPWTLVAWSSLTLGIGMGSWWAYYELGWGGWWFWDPVENASLLPWLAGTALLHSAIVVEKRDALKTWTVLLAILTFTLSLVGTFLVRSGVLTSVHAFAVDPERGVAILILLLLATGGGLLLYAMRASSLKVGGLFAPVSREGALVLNNLLLSVACAVVLIGTLYPLLLDSMTGQKISVGAPFFNATFVPLMIPLVAVMAVGPLLAWKRGDLAGALGRLKFAALVTVVCVLWALYINGVKPVMALVGIAMAAWAFFGAVAELADRVKLFRIPLGQSWDRAKGLPRGAWGTTLSHAGLGIAIAGMVGTSAWLTEDIRVMNIGDTASVAGYEFTLEKVESGRVDNYTTETGTFLVSSGGDFVARLHPEQRWYPVARMETTEAAIHTTFYSDLYAVLGDRSEQGEGWVVRIYHHPLVPWIWFGAIVMVLGGLVSLSDRRFRLGVPVRRAAKAPAAAAQPAE, from the coding sequence ATGATCCCCGAGATCGGCCATTACGCCCTGGTGCTGGCGCTGCTGCTGGCGATCGTGCAGTCCAGCGTGCCCATGATCGGGGCCGCGCGCGGCAATGCGGCCTGGATGGAGCTGGGGCGGACCGCCGCCTATGGGCAGCTTCTGATGGTGGGCACCGCCTTCGCGGCGCTGACCTACGCCTATGTGGTCTCCGACTTCAGCGTGCTGAACGTGGTCCAGAACAGCCATTCGGCCAAGCCGATGCTGTACAAGGTCAGCGGCGTCTGGGGAAACCATGAGGGCTCGCTGGTCCTCTGGGTGCTGATGCTGGCCCTGTTCGGGGCGGCGGTGGCCTGGTTCGGCGGCAACCTGCCGCCCAGCCTGAAGGCCAGGGTGCTGGGCGTGCAGGGAATGATCGGGGTGGGCTTCCTGATCTTCATGCTGGCCACCAGCAACCCCTTCATCCGTGTCTTCCCCGTCCCGGCCGACGGCAACGACCTGAACCCCCTGCTCCAGGACCCCGGCCTCGCCTTCCATCCGCCCTTTCTCTATCTGGGCTATGTGGGCTTCAGCCTGGCCTTCAGCTTCGCCGCCGCCGCCCTGATCGAGGGGCGGGTCGATCCCGCCTGGGGGCGCTGGGTGCGGCCCTGGACCCTGGTGGCCTGGTCGTCCCTGACGCTGGGCATCGGCATGGGAAGCTGGTGGGCCTATTACGAGCTGGGCTGGGGCGGCTGGTGGTTCTGGGACCCGGTGGAGAACGCCTCCCTGCTGCCCTGGCTGGCGGGCACGGCGCTGCTGCATTCCGCCATCGTGGTGGAAAAGCGCGATGCGCTGAAGACCTGGACCGTTCTGCTGGCCATCCTGACCTTCACCCTGTCGCTGGTGGGCACCTTCCTGGTGCGCTCCGGCGTGCTGACCTCCGTCCACGCCTTCGCGGTGGACCCGGAGCGCGGCGTCGCCATCCTGATCCTGCTGCTGCTCGCCACCGGCGGCGGGCTGCTGCTCTACGCCATGCGGGCCAGTTCGCTGAAGGTCGGCGGGCTCTTCGCCCCGGTCAGCCGCGAGGGCGCGCTGGTGCTGAACAACCTGCTGCTCTCCGTCGCCTGCGCCGTGGTGCTGATCGGCACGCTCTATCCGCTGCTGCTGGATTCCATGACGGGGCAGAAGATCTCCGTCGGGGCGCCCTTCTTCAACGCCACATTCGTGCCGCTGATGATCCCGCTGGTGGCCGTGATGGCGGTGGGGCCGCTGCTGGCCTGGAAGCGGGGCGATCTGGCGGGCGCGCTGGGCCGGCTGAAATTCGCGGCGCTGGTCACCGTGGTCTGCGTGCTCTGGGCGCTCTACATCAACGGGGTGAAGCCGGTGATGGCGCTGGTCGGCATCGCCATGGCCGCCTGGGCCTTCTTCGGCGCGGTGGCCGAACTGGCGGACCGGGTGAAGCTGTTCCGCATCCCGCTGGGGCAGAGCTGGGACCGGGCAAAGGGCCTGCCGCGCGGCGCCTGGGGCACCACCCTGTCCCATGCCGGGCTGGGCATCGCCATCGCCGGCATGGTCGGCACCAGCGCCTGGCTGACCGAGGATATCCGGGTCATGAATATCGGCGACACGGCCAGCGTCGCCGGCTACGAATTCACGCTGGAGAAGGTGGAGAGCGGGCGGGTGGACAACTACACCACCGAGACCGGCACCTTCCTGGTCTCCAGCGGCGGCGACTTCGTGGCGCGGCTCCATCCGGAGCAGCGCTGGTACCCGGTGGCCCGCATGGAAACCACCGAGGCCGCCATCCACACCACCTTCTACTCCGACCTTTATGCCGTGCTGGGCGACCGCAGCGAGCAGGGCGAGGGTTGGGTGGTGCGCATCTACCACCACCCGCTGGTGCCCTGGATCTGGTTCGGCGCCATCGTCATGGTGCTCGGCGGCCTCGTCAGCCTGTCCGACCGCCGCTTCCGTCTGGGCGTGCCGGTGCGCCGCGCCGCCAAAGCCCCGGCCGCCGCCGCGCAGCCGGCGGAGTGA
- the ccmI gene encoding c-type cytochrome biogenesis protein CcmI: MIGFWIGAAVLTAIVLLLLLRPLLRPPVDQTGPADYARKVYKDQVEEIERDLQRGVLTPEQAKAARAEVGRRLLATADRAGGDGAAPATGPSHKLAVGMVVLLPLAALLIYIQIGRPELPSVPFAQQQAQRPPVPPQVLDALAKLEQKLQEDPNDLQGWTLAAQTYAAMGRHEEAAEAYRKAAGLSQGDPELVSSFAEALVMANDGIVGEEALRAFEAVQEQDAGNPRAAFYLGLARQQAGDPQGAIGRWAELMRRSPADAPWVPLLRQRIHDVATQVGIDPVEATPDPLPPVGAGQPQAGTPTDNGGNAAPLLTPEQMQEMANLPPEEQQAVIRSMVEGLQARLEENPGDAEGWRRLARARGVLGEPAAAAEALRRATEAAPDRTDIWLDYARALAEADAADGAEVPAQGFIDALAKVLELDPANPQALYYLGADAARRGESGRARELWTKLLGIIPEASPDHAELKRQLDALPQG; the protein is encoded by the coding sequence ATGATCGGTTTCTGGATCGGGGCGGCGGTTCTGACCGCCATCGTGCTGCTGCTCCTGCTGCGCCCCCTGCTGCGCCCGCCGGTCGATCAGACCGGCCCCGCCGACTATGCCCGCAAGGTCTACAAGGATCAGGTGGAGGAGATCGAGCGCGACCTCCAGCGCGGCGTGCTGACGCCGGAGCAGGCCAAGGCCGCCCGCGCCGAGGTGGGCCGCCGCCTGCTGGCCACCGCCGACAGGGCCGGCGGGGATGGAGCCGCACCGGCCACCGGCCCCAGCCATAAGCTGGCCGTGGGCATGGTCGTGCTGTTACCGCTGGCGGCACTGCTGATCTATATCCAGATCGGCCGGCCGGAGCTGCCCTCCGTCCCCTTCGCCCAGCAGCAGGCCCAGCGCCCGCCGGTGCCGCCGCAGGTGCTGGACGCGCTCGCCAAGCTGGAACAGAAGCTCCAGGAGGACCCGAACGACCTTCAGGGCTGGACCCTGGCCGCCCAGACCTATGCCGCCATGGGCCGGCATGAGGAGGCGGCGGAGGCTTATCGCAAGGCCGCCGGCCTGTCCCAGGGCGATCCGGAACTGGTGTCCAGCTTCGCCGAGGCGCTGGTCATGGCCAATGACGGCATTGTGGGCGAGGAGGCGTTGCGCGCCTTCGAGGCGGTGCAGGAACAGGATGCCGGCAACCCCCGCGCCGCCTTCTATCTGGGGCTGGCGCGGCAGCAGGCCGGCGATCCGCAAGGCGCGATCGGCCGCTGGGCGGAGCTGATGCGCCGCAGCCCGGCCGACGCGCCCTGGGTGCCGCTGCTGCGCCAGCGCATCCACGATGTCGCCACCCAGGTCGGCATCGACCCGGTAGAGGCCACGCCGGACCCCCTGCCCCCCGTCGGCGCCGGCCAGCCCCAGGCCGGCACGCCCACGGACAACGGCGGCAATGCGGCCCCCCTGCTGACGCCGGAGCAGATGCAGGAGATGGCAAATCTTCCGCCGGAGGAGCAGCAGGCCGTCATCCGCTCCATGGTCGAGGGGCTGCAGGCCCGGCTGGAGGAGAATCCCGGCGATGCGGAGGGCTGGCGTCGCCTCGCCCGCGCCCGCGGCGTGCTGGGCGAACCGGCAGCGGCCGCGGAGGCCCTGCGCCGGGCGACAGAGGCTGCGCCCGACCGCACCGACATCTGGCTGGATTACGCCCGCGCCCTGGCGGAGGCGGATGCCGCGGACGGGGCGGAGGTTCCGGCCCAGGGCTTCATCGACGCCCTTGCAAAAGTGCTGGAACTCGACCCCGCCAACCCGCAGGCGCTCTACTATCTGGGGGCCGACGCCGCCCGGCGCGGCGAATCCGGCAGGGCGCGGGAGCTGTGGACCAAGCTGCTGGGCATCATCCCGGAAGCCAGTCCCGACCATGCCGAGCTGAAACGCCAGCTCGACGCGCTGCCGCAGGGGTAA
- the ccmD gene encoding heme exporter protein CcmD, whose amino-acid sequence MTEFFAMGGYAVYIWTSYGLAALILVGLLLASIRSLRANEQVLTALEAAQGERRRRRARTAAPAQEAAP is encoded by the coding sequence ATGACCGAGTTCTTCGCCATGGGCGGCTATGCCGTCTACATCTGGACCAGCTACGGGCTGGCAGCCCTGATCCTGGTCGGGCTGCTGCTGGCCTCCATCCGGTCCTTGCGCGCCAACGAGCAGGTCCTGACGGCGCTGGAAGCCGCGCAGGGTGAGCGTCGGCGCCGCCGCGCCCGCACCGCCGCCCCGGCGCAGGAGGCCGCACCATGA
- a CDS encoding DsbE family thiol:disulfide interchange protein, whose amino-acid sequence MPRLILFVPFALFLVLVGYFAVGLTRDPSELPSALIDQPVPQFELPPVQENGQGLATADLKGGVQLVNVFASWCAPCRIEHPLLMRLAKEEGVTIHGIAYKDKPQDSQRFLAQLGNPYQRIGADLDGRIGIEWGVYGVPETYIVDAEGRIRYRHVGPLMPFDLDEKILPLIRELQK is encoded by the coding sequence ATGCCCCGCCTGATCCTGTTCGTTCCCTTCGCACTGTTCCTGGTGCTGGTGGGCTATTTCGCCGTGGGCCTGACCCGCGACCCGTCGGAGCTGCCCTCCGCCCTGATCGACCAGCCGGTGCCGCAATTCGAGCTGCCGCCGGTGCAGGAGAACGGCCAGGGTCTGGCCACCGCCGACCTGAAGGGCGGGGTGCAGTTGGTCAATGTCTTCGCGAGCTGGTGCGCCCCCTGCCGGATCGAGCATCCCCTGCTGATGCGCCTGGCCAAGGAGGAGGGGGTGACGATCCACGGCATCGCCTACAAGGACAAGCCGCAGGACAGCCAGCGCTTCCTGGCCCAGCTCGGCAACCCCTACCAGCGCATCGGCGCAGACCTGGACGGGCGCATCGGCATCGAATGGGGCGTCTATGGCGTGCCGGAGACCTACATCGTCGATGCGGAAGGCCGCATCCGCTACCGCCATGTCGGCCCGCTGATGCCCTTCGACCTGGATGAGAAGATCCTCCCGCTGATCCGGGAGCTGCAGAAGTGA
- the ccmE gene encoding cytochrome c maturation protein CcmE, with translation MTRKKRRMYILGLALLGLGTATALTLSAFEENIVFFFSPSDLVSNPPGDRSVRLGGLVEEGSIQKLDGGMTIAFRVTDTVQTVPVTYTGVLPDLFREGQGVIAEGKLADGVFQAREVLARHDETYMPPEVADALKRAGEFRPEPPGRAVYAPEAE, from the coding sequence ATGACCCGCAAGAAGCGCCGCATGTACATACTGGGCCTGGCGCTGCTGGGCCTCGGCACCGCCACCGCCCTGACGCTGTCGGCGTTCGAGGAGAACATCGTGTTCTTCTTCAGCCCCAGCGACCTGGTCTCCAACCCGCCGGGCGACCGCTCCGTCCGGCTGGGCGGGCTGGTGGAGGAGGGCTCGATCCAGAAGCTGGATGGCGGCATGACCATCGCCTTCCGGGTCACCGACACGGTCCAGACCGTTCCCGTCACCTATACCGGCGTGCTGCCCGACCTGTTCCGCGAGGGCCAGGGCGTGATCGCCGAGGGCAAGCTGGCCGACGGCGTGTTCCAGGCGCGCGAGGTGCTGGCCCGCCACGACGAGACCTACATGCCGCCGGAGGTAGCCGACGCCCTGAAACGCGCCGGCGAGTTCCGCCCGGAACCGCCGGGCCGTGCCGTGTATGCGCCGGAGGCAGAATAA
- a CDS encoding cytochrome c-type biogenesis protein produces MKRLIPLLLALTLAAPALAVMPDERLADPALEARAREISKELRCLVCQNQSIDDSNAPLARDLRVLVRERLTAGDSNEEALDYIHARYGDFVLLRPPVKPETWALWFGPAVVLVLAGAGSAFYLHRRRREVETTAAAPLTADEERRLEAMMAGGDDENNRGHAGNTGDTARL; encoded by the coding sequence GTGAAGCGCCTGATCCCCCTGCTCCTCGCTTTGACGCTGGCCGCACCCGCGCTGGCCGTGATGCCCGATGAGAGGCTGGCCGATCCGGCGCTGGAGGCGCGGGCGCGGGAGATTTCTAAAGAGCTGCGCTGCCTGGTCTGCCAGAACCAGTCCATCGACGACAGCAACGCCCCGCTGGCCCGCGACCTGCGCGTGCTGGTGCGGGAGCGGCTGACGGCCGGCGACAGCAATGAGGAGGCGCTGGACTATATCCACGCCCGTTATGGCGACTTCGTGCTGCTGCGCCCGCCGGTGAAGCCGGAGACCTGGGCGCTCTGGTTCGGGCCGGCCGTGGTGCTGGTGCTGGCCGGCGCCGGTTCCGCCTTCTACCTGCACCGCCGTCGGCGGGAGGTGGAGACCACCGCCGCCGCTCCGCTGACCGCGGATGAGGAGAGGCGGCTGGAGGCGATGATGGCCGGCGGTGATGACGAGAACAACCGCGGCCACGCGGGCAATACCGGGGATACGGCACGGCTATGA